From Streptomyces sp. NBC_01754, a single genomic window includes:
- a CDS encoding IS110 family transposase: protein MADTDDSGGTEEIEQAEELVARVAAIDIAKASGMVCVRVPHEDQPGKRVQRVFNTVATSGAILDLADHLICQGVTRVVMEATSTYWKPYFFLLESRGLECWLVNARDVKNVPGRPKTDRLDAVWLAKLTERGMLRPSFVPPKPVRELRDLTRARAVMTHERTRHKQRTEKLLEDAQIKLSTVIADIFGVSGRAMLEALIAGERSPKALADLAHGTIKASHSTLAEALTGRFEEHHAFMCRMLLDTVDHLTVQIDKLTARITLRLTGLSTTEDDEGPGQGTLIPITDTERLDEIPGIGPGTAQVILAEVGLDMTVFPTAGHLVSWAKLSPRTLQSGNKNTSGPTGKGNPWLRGALGEAAISAARTDTFLGARYRRIVKRRGHMKALVAVARSILVSVWHLMADPTARYRDLGADFHTRNLDPARKSRDLVRQLKALGHDVTLTPATA, encoded by the coding sequence ATGGCGGACACCGACGACAGCGGTGGCACCGAGGAGATCGAGCAGGCCGAGGAGCTCGTGGCCCGTGTCGCGGCGATCGATATCGCCAAGGCGTCGGGCATGGTCTGCGTGCGGGTGCCGCACGAGGACCAGCCCGGCAAGCGCGTGCAGCGGGTCTTCAACACCGTCGCGACCAGCGGCGCGATCCTGGACCTGGCCGACCACCTGATCTGCCAGGGCGTCACCCGAGTGGTGATGGAGGCCACGTCGACGTACTGGAAGCCCTACTTCTTTCTGCTGGAGTCGCGTGGTCTGGAGTGCTGGCTGGTCAACGCCCGTGACGTCAAGAACGTCCCGGGCCGGCCCAAGACCGACCGACTGGACGCGGTCTGGCTGGCCAAACTCACCGAACGCGGCATGCTCCGGCCCTCGTTCGTGCCCCCGAAACCGGTCCGTGAACTGCGCGATCTGACCCGGGCCCGGGCGGTCATGACGCACGAGCGCACCCGCCACAAGCAGCGCACCGAGAAACTCCTCGAAGACGCCCAGATCAAGCTGTCCACCGTGATCGCCGACATCTTCGGCGTCTCCGGACGCGCGATGCTGGAGGCGCTGATCGCCGGTGAGCGCAGCCCCAAGGCCCTGGCGGACCTGGCCCACGGCACCATCAAGGCCAGCCACAGCACCCTGGCCGAGGCCCTGACCGGCCGGTTCGAAGAGCACCACGCATTCATGTGCCGAATGCTGCTGGACACCGTCGACCACCTCACCGTGCAGATCGACAAGCTCACCGCCCGGATCACCCTGCGTCTGACCGGGCTGTCCACCACCGAGGACGACGAAGGCCCCGGGCAGGGCACCCTGATACCGATCACCGACACCGAGCGCCTCGACGAGATCCCCGGCATCGGCCCCGGCACCGCGCAGGTCATCCTCGCCGAGGTCGGCCTGGACATGACGGTGTTCCCCACCGCCGGCCATCTCGTGTCCTGGGCGAAACTCTCCCCACGCACCCTCCAGTCCGGAAACAAGAACACCTCCGGTCCCACCGGCAAGGGCAACCCCTGGCTCCGCGGCGCCCTCGGCGAAGCGGCGATCTCCGCCGCACGCACCGACACCTTCCTCGGCGCCCGCTACCGCCGCATCGTCAAACGCCGCGGCCATATGAAAGCCCTGGTCGCCGTCGCCCGCTCGATCCTGGTCTCCGTCTGGCACCTGATGGCCGACCCGACCGCCCGCTACCGCGACCTCGGCGCGGACTTCCACACCCGCAACCTCGACCCAGCCCGCAAGAGCCGCGACCTCGTCCGTCAACTCAAGGCCCTCGGCCACGACGTCACCCTCACCCCGGCAACCGCCTGA
- a CDS encoding ribbon-helix-helix protein, CopG family produces the protein MAMTLRLPDDLDAKLTERARREGRSKQELAVEAIRDAQDRAELKVDDVLAELMDSDAEILDYLK, from the coding sequence ATGGCGATGACACTCCGACTCCCCGACGATCTTGATGCGAAACTCACTGAGCGTGCTCGTCGAGAGGGCCGAAGCAAGCAGGAACTCGCTGTCGAGGCCATCCGCGACGCCCAGGACCGGGCCGAGCTGAAGGTCGACGATGTCCTGGCCGAGCTCATGGACAGCGATGCGGAGATCCTGGACTACCTGAAGTGA
- a CDS encoding RHS repeat-associated core domain-containing protein → MGRVLTQRDETTDELTTFAHGTRGALARASSSDMVLTLERAPLGRVLAETVNGRTIASNYDAVGNRLTRTTPSGSASTWTYDAADRPLPLTTADNTLTFTHDATGHETQRAVGGVTLGQRWDDTGRITAQTVTSAADDLIQYRTYAYRPDGYVTQIRELTSGTRHFSLDPVGRVTGVQAHGWTERYAYDAAGNQTHASAPGQEASPEREFTGTLIRKAGRTVYEHDAAGRLIRKTRKLLNGQTRTWAYSWSAEDRLTRVVTPDGATWTYSYDPLGRRVGKTDQKGATLTFTWDMTRLAEQTARDGETCTWDHAPKTHRPLTQTVGEAGTACFRVVVTDATGTPTELLTTDGEVTWQHRTTLWGIPVPAPSDAESCPLRFPGQYADPESGLHYNYFRYYDPETARFLTPDPLGLTPSDNHHAYPRNPIRLTDPLGLAPYDLEPESEKIADHANGEALRPDGNGTHYVRGVDPKALKFYVDGVINERIPNIEPKCGLRNGREAFWDPDKEAVVIVDGDGGTVFTPKNGYSYFEELE, encoded by the coding sequence ATGGGGCGAGTGCTTACCCAGCGCGACGAGACGACGGACGAGCTGACGACCTTCGCCCACGGTACGCGAGGGGCTCTCGCCCGCGCCTCCAGCAGCGACATGGTCCTGACCCTGGAACGGGCCCCCCTGGGCCGTGTCCTGGCAGAGACGGTCAATGGCCGCACGATCGCCTCCAACTACGACGCGGTGGGTAACCGCCTGACGCGCACGACGCCGTCCGGGTCGGCATCAACATGGACGTACGACGCCGCTGACCGACCCCTGCCCCTCACGACGGCGGACAACACCCTTACCTTCACCCATGACGCCACCGGTCACGAGACACAGCGTGCCGTCGGCGGTGTCACCCTCGGCCAACGCTGGGATGACACCGGTCGAATCACCGCACAGACGGTAACTTCCGCCGCCGACGACCTCATCCAATACCGCACCTACGCGTACCGGCCCGACGGCTACGTCACTCAGATCCGCGAACTGACGTCCGGTACTCGCCACTTCAGCCTGGACCCGGTTGGCCGGGTCACGGGTGTGCAAGCGCACGGCTGGACCGAGCGTTACGCCTACGACGCGGCCGGGAACCAAACCCACGCCTCGGCGCCAGGCCAGGAAGCCTCGCCTGAGCGGGAGTTCACCGGAACCCTGATCCGCAAGGCGGGTCGCACCGTGTACGAACACGATGCCGCGGGCCGCCTGATCCGCAAGACCCGGAAGCTGCTCAATGGTCAGACTCGGACGTGGGCCTACTCGTGGAGTGCCGAGGACAGGCTCACGCGGGTCGTCACGCCGGACGGCGCGACGTGGACGTACTCCTATGACCCTCTGGGCCGCCGCGTCGGCAAGACGGACCAGAAGGGCGCGACTCTCACCTTCACCTGGGACATGACCCGCCTCGCGGAACAGACCGCTCGGGACGGTGAGACCTGCACATGGGACCACGCGCCGAAGACTCACCGCCCCCTGACCCAGACGGTCGGAGAAGCAGGAACCGCGTGCTTCCGTGTCGTGGTCACGGATGCTACTGGAACGCCCACCGAACTGCTCACCACGGACGGCGAAGTGACGTGGCAGCACAGGACCACCCTCTGGGGTATCCCCGTCCCCGCCCCCTCAGACGCGGAGAGCTGTCCCCTCCGCTTTCCGGGCCAGTACGCAGACCCCGAGAGCGGCCTGCACTACAACTACTTCCGGTACTACGACCCGGAAACGGCTCGATTCCTCACCCCGGACCCGCTTGGTCTCACTCCTTCGGACAACCACCATGCGTACCCACGAAACCCGATCCGACTGACCGATCCGCTCGGACTGGCTCCCTACGACCTCGAACCCGAGTCGGAGAAGATCGCGGATCACGCCAACGGTGAAGCGCTCCGCCCCGACGGCAACGGAACGCACTACGTGCGAGGAGTCGACCCCAAGGCCCTGAAGTTCTACGTCGACGGAGTGATCAACGAGCGCATACCCAATATCGAACCGAAATGCGGACTGCGAAATGGTCGAGAGGCATTCTGGGACCCGGACAAGGAGGCCGTGGTCATCGTGGACGGTGACGGGGGCACCGTGTTCACCCCTAAGAATGGATACTCCTACTTCGAGGAACTGGAATAA
- a CDS encoding APC family permease has product MSKLTDVPKRILIGRALRSDRLGETLLPKRIALPVFASDPLSSVAYAPGEVLLVLSIAGVSAYRFSPWIAVAVVVLMFTVVASYRQNVREYPSGGGDYEVANTNLGPKAGLTVASALLVDYVLTVAVSISSGVENLGSAIPFVVEHKTLCAVGAIVLLTLMNLRGVKESGKLFAVPTYLFVAGVFLMILWGAFRGLVLGDTMHAPTSDYEIRPEQQGLTGFALVFLLLRAFSSGCAALTGVEAISNGVPAFRKPKSKNAATTLAAMGLLAVTMFCGIIGLAMATDVKMAQNPATDLLHNGSPVGTAFVQDPVISQVAEAVFGHGSLLFVLLAAATALVLFLAANTAYNGFPLLGSILAQDRYLPRQLHTRGDRLAFSNGIVLLAGAAILLVWIYGADSTKLIQLYIVGVFVSFTLSQTGMVRHWNRHLRTERDPARRRHMVRSRAINTFGAFFTGLVLVVVLATKFSRGAWVALLGMVIFFGTMTAIRKHYDRVAEEIAASDEPSDETIRPSRVHSIVLVSKLHRPTLRALAYAKLVRSDHLEALSISVDAAETKSLREDWERRGIDIPLKILDSPYREVTRPVIDYVKALRKDRPRDVVSVYIPEYVVGHWYEHLLHNQSALRLKGRLLFTPGVMVTSVPYQLESSEAAKLRARRRANWSAPGSVRRGPVERRHKEPRG; this is encoded by the coding sequence GTGTCCAAACTGACCGACGTTCCGAAACGGATCCTGATCGGCCGGGCGCTGCGCAGCGACAGGCTGGGGGAGACGCTCCTCCCGAAACGCATCGCCCTCCCCGTGTTCGCATCCGACCCGCTCTCCTCGGTGGCGTACGCACCCGGAGAGGTCCTCCTGGTGCTGTCCATCGCGGGCGTGTCGGCGTACCGCTTCAGCCCGTGGATCGCGGTGGCCGTCGTGGTGCTCATGTTCACGGTCGTCGCCTCGTACCGGCAGAACGTCCGCGAGTACCCGAGCGGCGGCGGCGACTACGAGGTCGCCAACACCAACCTCGGCCCGAAGGCCGGACTGACCGTCGCCAGCGCCCTGCTGGTGGACTACGTCCTCACCGTCGCCGTGTCGATCTCCTCCGGCGTCGAGAACCTCGGCTCCGCCATCCCCTTCGTCGTCGAGCACAAGACACTCTGCGCCGTCGGTGCCATCGTGCTGCTGACACTGATGAACCTGCGCGGGGTCAAGGAGTCCGGGAAGCTCTTCGCCGTCCCGACCTATCTGTTCGTGGCGGGCGTCTTCCTCATGATCCTGTGGGGGGCGTTCCGGGGACTGGTCCTCGGGGACACCATGCACGCGCCGACCTCGGACTACGAGATCAGGCCCGAGCAGCAGGGGCTGACCGGCTTCGCCCTCGTCTTCCTGCTGCTGCGGGCGTTCTCCTCCGGATGTGCCGCGCTCACCGGTGTCGAGGCGATCAGCAACGGCGTACCGGCCTTCCGGAAGCCGAAGAGCAAGAACGCGGCCACCACGCTCGCGGCGATGGGCCTGCTGGCCGTCACCATGTTCTGCGGCATCATCGGCCTCGCCATGGCCACCGACGTCAAGATGGCCCAGAACCCCGCGACGGACCTGCTGCACAACGGTTCCCCGGTCGGCACGGCCTTCGTACAGGACCCGGTGATCTCCCAGGTCGCCGAGGCGGTCTTCGGCCACGGTTCACTCCTCTTCGTGCTGCTGGCGGCGGCGACCGCCCTGGTGCTCTTCCTCGCCGCCAACACCGCCTACAACGGCTTCCCGCTGCTCGGCTCGATCCTGGCCCAGGACCGCTACCTGCCGCGCCAACTGCACACCCGCGGCGACCGGCTGGCCTTCTCCAACGGCATCGTGCTGCTCGCCGGCGCCGCGATCCTGCTCGTGTGGATCTACGGGGCGGACTCCACGAAGCTCATCCAGCTGTACATCGTCGGCGTCTTCGTCTCCTTCACCCTCAGCCAGACCGGCATGGTGCGGCACTGGAACCGCCACCTGCGGACCGAGCGCGATCCGGCGCGGCGCCGCCACATGGTCCGCTCCCGGGCGATCAACACCTTCGGCGCCTTCTTCACCGGGCTGGTGCTGGTCGTCGTCCTGGCCACCAAGTTCAGCCGCGGCGCCTGGGTCGCGCTGCTCGGCATGGTGATCTTCTTCGGCACCATGACCGCGATCCGCAAGCACTACGACCGCGTCGCCGAGGAGATCGCGGCCTCCGACGAGCCGTCCGACGAGACCATCCGGCCATCCCGGGTCCACTCGATCGTCCTGGTCTCCAAGCTCCACCGGCCGACGCTCCGTGCCCTCGCCTACGCCAAGCTGGTGCGCTCCGACCACCTGGAGGCGCTCTCCATCAGCGTCGACGCGGCCGAGACCAAGTCCCTGCGCGAGGACTGGGAGCGCCGGGGCATCGACATCCCGCTGAAGATCCTCGACTCGCCCTACCGCGAGGTGACCCGGCCGGTCATCGACTACGTGAAGGCGCTGCGCAAGGACCGGCCGCGCGACGTGGTCAGCGTCTACATCCCCGAGTACGTCGTCGGGCACTGGTACGAGCACCTGCTGCACAACCAGAGCGCGCTGCGGCTGAAGGGCAGGCTGCTCTTCACCCCGGGTGTGATGGTCACCTCGGTGCCGTACCAGCTGGAGTCCTCGGAGGCGGCGAAGCTGCGGGCCAGGAGGCGGGCGAACTGGTCGGCACCGGGATCGGTACGGCGCGGCCCGGTGGAGCGGAGGCACAAGGAGCCGCGCGGCTAG
- a CDS encoding ISL3 family transposase gives MHLVTTDPAARACPACGTFATRVKERIVTRPRDLSRGGSAVRIRWHKRRRPCRETACERASFTEQIAQTPARMHITERLRTACGQAVVDGGRTVVQTGRDLGPTWPVVMRATRAFAKQVLPETPPATEAIGIDETRRGRPVWKLDEDSGKWTLEADAWHIGFVDAIGGQGLFGQVEGRNATAVAAWPNAQPTWWSSRIRYVAIDLCATFRSAIRTALPHATVVVDAFLIVQLAQRHLADLRRRLTWKQHGRRARKGDAIYTVRKLLRRNAEDLTPEQHRTLTNELTVMGTYGKQILAGWKTKELLRDVLRLTYKHAHTAPALSAISAARYRFQAHCADHAFLPELTTLAETVDQWWDGIEAYVLTGITNAASEGNNRVIKLDARNAFGFRNRASQRLRSRSATTRRARREGVPD, from the coding sequence GTGCACCTGGTCACGACGGATCCGGCGGCGCGGGCCTGTCCGGCGTGCGGAACGTTCGCCACGCGGGTGAAAGAGCGGATCGTGACGCGGCCCCGGGACCTGAGCCGTGGCGGGAGTGCGGTGCGGATCCGCTGGCACAAGCGGCGCCGGCCGTGCCGCGAAACTGCCTGCGAGCGGGCGTCGTTCACCGAGCAGATCGCGCAGACACCGGCACGGATGCACATCACCGAGCGGCTGCGGACCGCCTGCGGGCAGGCCGTGGTCGACGGCGGGCGCACGGTCGTGCAGACCGGCCGCGATCTGGGCCCCACCTGGCCGGTCGTCATGCGCGCCACCAGGGCTTTCGCCAAACAGGTGCTGCCCGAGACGCCGCCGGCCACCGAGGCCATCGGGATCGACGAGACCCGACGCGGCCGTCCCGTCTGGAAACTCGACGAGGACAGCGGGAAGTGGACGCTCGAAGCGGACGCCTGGCACATCGGCTTCGTCGACGCAATCGGCGGCCAGGGCCTGTTCGGGCAGGTGGAGGGCCGTAACGCCACCGCCGTGGCCGCCTGGCCGAACGCCCAGCCCACCTGGTGGAGCAGTCGGATCCGCTACGTCGCCATCGACCTGTGCGCCACGTTCCGCTCCGCGATCCGCACCGCCCTGCCCCACGCCACCGTGGTCGTCGACGCCTTTCTCATCGTGCAGCTCGCCCAGCGCCACCTCGCAGATCTGCGCCGCCGCCTCACCTGGAAACAACACGGCCGCCGTGCCCGCAAGGGCGATGCGATCTACACCGTCCGCAAACTGCTCCGCCGCAACGCCGAAGACCTCACGCCCGAGCAACACAGGACCCTTACCAATGAGTTGACAGTAATGGGCACCTACGGCAAGCAGATCCTGGCCGGCTGGAAGACCAAGGAACTCCTGCGCGACGTGCTCCGCCTCACCTACAAGCACGCCCACACCGCCCCGGCCCTCTCCGCGATCTCCGCCGCCCGCTACCGCTTCCAGGCCCACTGCGCCGACCACGCCTTCCTGCCCGAACTGACCACCCTCGCCGAGACCGTCGACCAGTGGTGGGACGGCATCGAGGCATACGTCCTGACCGGAATCACCAACGCCGCGAGCGAAGGCAACAACCGCGTGATCAAGCTCGACGCCCGCAACGCCTTCGGCTTCCGCAACCGCGCCAGCCAACGCCTTCGGTCACGCTCCGCGACCACGAGACGAGCCCGCCGCGAGGGGGTCCCCGACTAA
- a CDS encoding class I SAM-dependent RNA methyltransferase, whose product MQNESTPSPAGESLVGREYEVEVGPVAHGGHCIARTAEGQVLFVRHTLPGEKVVARVTDGGSDSRFLRADAVTVLDASKDRVEAPCPYAGPGKCGGCDWQHAKPGAQRRLKGEVIAEQLQRLAGLTPEEAGWDGTVMPAEGDKLPPGEVPAWRTRVQYAVDADGLAGLRKHRSHEVQPIDHCLIAAPGVSELGVEKQDWPQMATVEAISATGSHDRQVILTPREGGRLPLVELDKPVSVLRVDEKDGGVHRVHGRAFVRERADDRTYRVGSGGFWQVHPQAADTLVRAVMQGLLPRKNDMALDLYCGVGLFAGAIGQRIGEKGAVLGIESGKRAVEDARHNLKDLDRVRIEHGKVDQVLPRTGITECDLIVLDPPRAGAGKATVKHLSSLGARRIAYVACDPAALARDIAYFRDGGYRVRTLRAFDLFPMTAHVECVAILEPAGKGA is encoded by the coding sequence ATGCAGAACGAATCCACTCCGTCGCCGGCCGGGGAGTCGCTGGTGGGCCGGGAGTACGAGGTCGAGGTCGGCCCCGTCGCCCACGGCGGCCACTGCATCGCGCGTACGGCGGAGGGCCAGGTCCTCTTCGTACGGCACACGCTGCCCGGTGAGAAGGTCGTCGCCAGGGTCACCGACGGAGGGAGCGACTCGCGTTTCCTGCGAGCCGACGCCGTCACCGTTCTCGACGCGTCCAAGGACCGGGTGGAAGCCCCGTGCCCGTACGCCGGCCCCGGCAAGTGCGGCGGCTGCGACTGGCAGCACGCCAAGCCCGGAGCCCAGCGCCGGCTCAAGGGCGAGGTGATCGCCGAGCAGCTCCAGCGCCTCGCGGGCCTCACCCCGGAGGAGGCCGGCTGGGACGGCACGGTCATGCCTGCCGAGGGCGACAAGCTCCCGCCGGGCGAGGTACCGGCCTGGCGCACCCGCGTGCAGTACGCGGTCGACGCCGACGGCCTGGCCGGACTGCGCAAGCACCGGTCGCACGAGGTACAACCGATCGACCACTGCCTGATCGCGGCCCCCGGCGTCTCCGAGCTCGGCGTCGAGAAGCAGGACTGGCCGCAGATGGCCACGGTGGAGGCCATCTCCGCCACCGGCTCCCACGACCGCCAGGTCATCCTGACCCCGCGAGAGGGCGGCCGGCTCCCGCTGGTCGAGCTGGACAAGCCGGTCTCCGTGCTCCGCGTCGACGAGAAGGACGGCGGCGTCCACCGCGTGCACGGCCGTGCCTTCGTACGCGAGCGCGCCGACGACCGCACGTACCGCGTCGGCTCCGGCGGCTTCTGGCAGGTCCACCCGCAGGCGGCCGACACCCTGGTCCGCGCGGTCATGCAGGGCCTGCTGCCGCGCAAGAACGACATGGCGCTCGACCTCTACTGCGGCGTCGGTCTCTTCGCCGGCGCCATCGGCCAGCGCATCGGCGAGAAGGGCGCGGTCCTGGGGATCGAGTCCGGCAAACGCGCGGTCGAGGACGCCCGGCACAACCTGAAGGACCTCGACCGGGTCCGCATCGAGCACGGCAAGGTGGACCAGGTCCTGCCGCGCACGGGTATCACCGAGTGCGACCTGATCGTCCTGGACCCGCCGCGCGCGGGCGCCGGGAAGGCGACGGTCAAGCACCTGTCCTCGCTGGGGGCACGCCGTATCGCGTACGTGGCGTGCGACCCGGCGGCGCTGGCCCGGGACATCGCGTACTTCCGGGACGGGGGATACAGGGTGCGGACGCTGCGGGCGTTCGACCTGTTTCCGATGACTGCGCACGTTGAGTGCGTGGCCATTCTGGAGCCTGCTGGCAAGGGCGCCTGA
- a CDS encoding SAM-dependent methyltransferase → MNTPNDRHDGLATTRAHSARVYDYILGGKDHYPVDAEAGDAMARHWPALPVHMLENRRFMHRAARFLAEERGIRQFLDIGTGLPTSPNLHEIVQEVAPESHVVYVDNDPIVLAHARALLQSSPEGATAYVDANMHDPDAILDSPEFRELIDLSRPVGLMVIGIMHFILPPDDRRLIAKLLDPLPSGSYLAMTIGTADFAPEKVNQVAQEYRQQGMPFVLRELATATSLFDGLELQEPGVTQVHSWRPGPEQNGINGSDIAMYGAVAKKP, encoded by the coding sequence ATGAACACGCCGAACGACCGTCACGACGGACTGGCAACCACACGTGCCCACTCCGCCCGGGTGTACGACTACATCCTGGGCGGCAAGGACCACTACCCCGTGGATGCGGAAGCGGGCGACGCCATGGCCCGGCACTGGCCCGCCCTGCCCGTGCACATGCTGGAAAACCGCCGGTTCATGCACCGAGCCGCCCGCTTCCTGGCAGAGGAACGGGGCATCCGCCAGTTCCTCGACATCGGAACCGGCCTGCCGACGTCGCCGAACCTGCACGAGATCGTGCAGGAAGTGGCTCCGGAATCCCACGTGGTCTACGTCGACAACGATCCCATCGTCCTCGCTCACGCCCGCGCCCTCCTGCAGAGTTCACCAGAGGGCGCGACCGCCTACGTGGACGCGAACATGCACGACCCCGACGCCATCCTGGACAGCCCCGAGTTCCGGGAGCTGATCGACCTGAGCCGGCCCGTCGGCCTCATGGTGATCGGCATCATGCACTTCATCCTGCCGCCCGATGACCGGCGTCTGATCGCCAAGCTGCTGGATCCGCTGCCGTCCGGCAGCTACCTGGCCATGACCATCGGCACCGCAGACTTCGCACCCGAGAAGGTCAACCAAGTCGCCCAGGAATACCGCCAGCAAGGCATGCCCTTCGTCCTGCGCGAACTCGCCACCGCCACCTCGCTCTTCGACGGCCTGGAACTGCAGGAGCCGGGGGTCACCCAGGTGCACTCCTGGCGCCCCGGCCCTGAACAGAACGGCATCAACGGCAGCGACATCGCCATGTACGGGGCAGTCGCCAAAAAGCCCTGA
- a CDS encoding potassium channel family protein, with the protein MHIVIMGCGRVGAALAQTLEEQGHTVAVIDQDPTAFRRLGSGFGGRRVSGVGFDQDTLREAGIEEAGAFAAVSSGDNSNIIAARVARETFGIENVAARIYDPRRAEVYQRLGIPTVATVRWTANQMLRRLLPSGAEPLWRDPSGGVQLAEVHTTPSWIGHRISTLQEETGVRVAFLTRLGEAILPSSQTVLQEGDLVHVMMRTDEIAKVEEAFAEGPEEGGH; encoded by the coding sequence GTGCACATCGTCATCATGGGCTGCGGGCGTGTCGGAGCCGCTCTCGCGCAGACCCTGGAGGAGCAGGGGCACACCGTCGCCGTGATCGACCAGGACCCCACGGCCTTCCGCCGCCTCGGTTCCGGGTTCGGCGGCCGGCGGGTCAGCGGTGTCGGTTTCGACCAGGACACCCTGCGCGAGGCGGGGATCGAGGAGGCCGGGGCGTTCGCCGCGGTCAGCAGCGGCGACAACTCCAACATCATCGCGGCCCGGGTGGCCCGCGAGACGTTCGGCATCGAGAACGTCGCGGCCCGCATCTACGATCCCCGTCGTGCGGAGGTCTACCAGCGTCTCGGTATCCCCACCGTCGCCACGGTCCGCTGGACCGCGAACCAGATGCTGCGGCGGCTGCTGCCGTCGGGCGCCGAGCCGCTGTGGCGTGACCCGAGCGGGGGTGTGCAGCTCGCGGAGGTGCACACCACGCCGTCCTGGATCGGCCACAGGATCAGCACGCTGCAGGAGGAGACGGGCGTCCGCGTCGCGTTCCTCACCCGGCTGGGCGAGGCCATACTGCCGTCGTCGCAGACGGTGCTGCAGGAGGGCGATCTGGTCCACGTGATGATGCGTACGGACGAGATCGCGAAGGTCGAGGAGGCCTTTGCCGAAGGTCCTGAGGAGGGCGGTCACTGA
- a CDS encoding type II toxin-antitoxin system death-on-curing family toxin: MTEVRYIQLDEILAIARTVNGTDHSVRDMGLLVSAIERPRTNVFGAELYPTLHEKAAALLHSVARNHALIDGNKRTAWLAMRVFLRLNGVSAGTVPPPASTAGPFVEEVAQDNMDVPVIAKRLSAWFPVS, encoded by the coding sequence GTGACCGAAGTGCGCTACATCCAGCTCGACGAGATCCTTGCCATCGCTCGCACGGTCAACGGTACCGACCACAGCGTGCGTGACATGGGACTTTTGGTGTCAGCGATCGAACGGCCCCGGACCAACGTGTTCGGAGCCGAGCTGTATCCCACGCTGCACGAGAAGGCGGCGGCACTGCTGCACTCCGTTGCCCGAAATCACGCCCTGATCGACGGCAACAAGCGCACCGCCTGGCTTGCCATGCGCGTCTTCCTGCGGCTCAACGGTGTCAGCGCCGGTACCGTCCCGCCACCTGCCTCCACTGCCGGCCCGTTCGTCGAGGAAGTCGCGCAGGACAACATGGATGTACCGGTCATCGCCAAGCGCCTGTCGGCCTGGTTCCCCGTCTCCTGA